A single Pagrus major chromosome 19, Pma_NU_1.0 DNA region contains:
- the cul2 gene encoding cullin-2 — MSLKPRVVDFDETWNKLLTTIKAVVMLDYVERATWNDRFSDIYALCVAYPEPLGERLYTETKVFLENHVRQLYKKVLESEEKVLVMYHRYWDEYSKGADYMDCLYRYLNTQFIKKNKLTEADLQYGYGGVDMNEPLMEIGELALDMWRKLMIEPLQAVLIRMLLNEIKNDRCGENPNQKVIHGVINSFVHVEQYKKKFPLRFYQEIFEGPFLTKTGEYYKQEASNLLQESNCSQYMEKVLGRLKDEEMRCRKYLHPSSYGKVIHECQQRMVADHLQFLHGECQSIIRQEKRDDMANMYTLLRAVANGLPHMIQELQVHIHNEGIRGTSNLSQENMPTLFVESVLEVHSKFVQLINTVLNGDQHFMSALDKALTSVVNFREPKSICKAPELLAKYCDNLLKKSAKGMTENEVEDKLTSFITVFKYIDDKDIFQKFYARMLAKRLIHGLSLSMDSEEAMINKLKQACGYEFTSKLHRMYTDMSVSADLNNKFNNFIKTQETVVDLGISFQIYVLQAGAWPLTHVPSSTFAIPQELEKSVQMFELFYNQHFSGRKLTWLHYLCTGEVKMNYLSKPYVAMVTTYQMAVLLAFNNSQTVTYKELQDGTQMNEKELQKTIKSLLDVKMLNHDSQKEEIETESTFSLNMSFTSKRTKFKITTSMQKDTPQEMEQTRSAVDEDRKMYLQAAIVRIMKARKVLRHNALIQEVINQSKARFNPSISMIKKCIEVLIDKQYIERSQTSADEYSYVA, encoded by the exons ATGTCCTTGAAGCCGCGGGTGGTGGATTTTGACGAGACATGGAACAAGCTACTGACGACAATCAAGGCTGTTGTGATGCTCGACTATGTGGAAAGAGCCACGTGGAATGATCGCTTCTC TGACATTTATGCCTTGTGCGTTGCATACCCAGAGCCTTTGGGTGAGAGATTATACACAGAGACCAAGGTGTTTCTAGAGAATCATGTCCGGCAGTTGTACAAG AAAGTCCTGGAATCGGAGGAGAAGGTTTTAGTGATGTACCACAGATACTGGGACGAGTACAGCAAAGGAGCTGACTACATGGACTGCTTGTACAG GTACCTAAACACTCAGTTCATCAAGAAGAACAAACTAACAGAAGCAGACCTACAGTATGGCTACGGGGGAGTGGACATGAATGAACCGCTCATGGAGATAGGAGAG TTGGCTCTAGACATGTGGAGGAAGCTAATGATTGAGCCCCTTCAGGCTGTGCTGATCCGGATGTTGCTGAATGAAATCAAAAA TGATCGTTGTGGCGAGAACCCCAACCAGAAGGTAATCCACGGGGTCATCAACTCCTTTGTTCATGTTGAACAGTACAAGAAGAAGTTTCCACTAAGG TTTTATCAGGAAATCTTCGAAGGGCCATTTCTGACGAAAACAGGAGAGTATTACAAACAGGAAGCCTCCAATCTACTGCAAGAATCCAACTGCTCACAGTATATGGAGAAG GTTTTGGGGCGGTTGAAAGATGAAGAGATGAGATGTCGGAAGTACTTGCACCCAAGCTCCTACGGCAAAGTCATCCATGAATGCCAGCAGAGGATGGTGGCAGATCATTTGCAGTTCCTGCACGGGGAGTGTCAGAGCATTATTCGGCAGGAGAAGAGAGACG ACATGGCCAACATGTACACCTTGTTGCGGGCCGTGGCCAACGGGCTGCCCCACATGATCCAGGAGCTGCAGGTCCACATCCACAACGAGGGCATCCGAGGCACCAGTAACCTCTCTCAGGAAAAC ATGCCAACCCTGTTTGTGGAGTCAGTGCTGGAGGTTCACAGTAAATTTGTTCAGCTGATAAACACAGTTCTAAATGGAGATCAGCATTTCATGAGCGCACTCGATAAG GCTTTGACATCTGTGGTGAACTTCAGAGAGCCCAAGTCCATCTGTAAAGCCCCTGAACTG CTGGCGAAATACTGCGACAATCTGCTGAAAAAGTCTGCAAAGGGAATGACAGAGAACGAGGTGGAGGACAAACTGACGAGCTTCATCACAGTGTTCAAGTACATAGATGACAAGGACATCTTTCAAAAG TTTTATGCCAGAATGCTAGCAAAGAGGTTAATACATGGTTTATCATTGTCAATGGACTCAGAAGAAGCCATGATCAACAAACTAAAG CAAGCTTGTGGCTACGAGTTCACGAGCAAACTCCACAGAATGTACACAGACATGAGCGTGAGCGCCGACCTCAACAACAAGTTCAACAATTTCATCAAGACGCAGGAGACGGTGGTGGACCTGGGCATCAGCTTCCAGATCTATGTATTACAG GCAGGAGCTTGGCCCCTCACACACGTCCCCTCCTCCACATTCGCCATCCCTCAAGAACTAGAGAAGAGCGTGCAGATG TTCGAGTTGTTCTATAATCAGCACTTCAGTGGGAGGAAGTTGACCTGGCTGCACTATCTCTGCACAG GTGAGGTGAAGATGAACTACCTGTCCAAGCCCTACGTCGCCATGGTGACCACCTACCAGATGGCTGTGCTGCTTGCCTTTAACAACAGCCAGACGGTGACCTACAAGGAGCTGCAGGACGGCACCCAGATGAACGAGAAGGAACTACAGAAGACCATCAAGTCCCTGCTGGACGTGAAGATGCTCAACCACGACTCGCAAAAG GAGGAGATTGAAACCGAGTCCACGTTTTCACTAAATATGAGTTTCACCAGTAAAAGGACAAAGTTCAAGATCACAACATCAATGCAGAAAGACACACCACAG GAGATGGAGCAGACGAGGAGTGCCGTAGATGAGGACcgcaaaatgtatttacaagCTGCTATAGTGAGAATCATGAAGGCCCGCAAGGTGCTCCGACACAATGCCCTCATCCAGGAG GTCATCAATCAGTCCAAAGCCAGGTTCAACCCAAGTATCAGCATGATCAAGAAGTGCATCGAGGTGCTCATCGATAAGCAGTACATCGAGCGAAGCCAGACCTCGGCAGACGAGTACAGCTACGTCGCATAG